CCAACATTTCCGAACAGCAGCTGGCGCGGGCCCAGGAACTGACCGAGGCGGCGGGCCTGGCCGACCGGGTGGGTTTTGCCGAGGGCGACTTCCACGCCCTGGACTTCCCCGACGAAAGCTTCGACCTCTGGTGGTGCCAGGAGGCGCTGCTGCATTCGCCGGACAAGGAGAAGGTCTTGCGCGAGGCCTACCGCGTGCTGCGGCCGGGCGGCTGGGCCGTGTTGTCCGACGTGACCGTGCCCGCCCTGGTGCCGGACGAGGACCGCCGAGGGATCTACGCGCGGGTGCAGACCGACGTGATGTGGGACCCCCTGGAGCATCTGGCCGCGCTGACCCGCTGCGGCTTCAAGGTCCGCGGGTTTCACGACTGGTCGGCCCACGTGGCGCCGAGCTACGACCAGACCAGGGCCCAGATCGCGGCGCACAAGGACGAACTCTTGGCGGTCGCCGAGCGCGACGCGGTGGAGCGCGTGCTCGACGAGCTGGCGCTCTGGGTCGATTCGGCCAGGGCCGGCAAGATCGGCTGGGTCTGCTTCCAGGCGCAGAAGTAGCCGATCAGGCCCGCCGCAGCCCCGGCTCCGCCGGGGCCGCCGAAGCGGCCGCGGCCGTGTTGCGCACCCTCTTGGCGACCATGCTTTCGTGCAGTTCCGTGATGATCCGGCTGCCGGTCTTGACGAAGAGAAACGGCAGGACCGCATGGACCGCGCAGGCCAGGGCGGCCAGCACCAGCCTGATCGCGAAGCCGCCGGCGACGGCCATGTGCTCCCAGTAGGTCTCGTTGACGGTGCCGGGGTGCTCGGTGAAGAGGCGATGCAGCATGGTCGGGGTCTTTCTCGTCCGGAATGATGGGGAAAGCTAACACGCGTGGGCGGGAAAAAGTTTGCTTAATTGCCTACCATTAAGCCTATATGTAGAAGAAAATTCTAAGAATTATTAGTTCACAGGGATACACATCCATGGATGCCTTCGACCGTAAAATACTCGCCTGCCTGCAGGCTGACGCGACCCTGTCGATCGCCGAGATCGCCGAGCGGGTCGGGCTTTCGCCCACACCCTGCTGGCGGCGTATCCAGAACCTGGAGAAGGCGGGCGTCATCCGGGCCCGCGTGGCTCTGCTCGATCCCGAGAGGCTGAACGTCGGCGTCACGGTCTTTGTCCGGGTCAAGACACGGGAGCACAACTATGAGTGGCTGGAGGCCTTCGCCGCCGCGATCGCCGAGATCCCGGAGGTGGTCGAGTTCTATCGCATGAGCGGCGATATCGACTACCTGCTGCGCGTCGTCGTATCGGATATCGCCGCCTACGACGCGGTCTACAAGCGCCTGATCTCCAGTGCCTCCCTGACCGACGTCAGTTCCAACTTCGCCATGGAGCAGATCAAGTACACGACGGCCCTGCCGCTCGACTACGTTGGGTGAGGGCGTTGCCGCACCATACGGGCGAAATTTTATTATGATGAATAGGAATAAACCCTCAAATTTTATTATGGTTTTACTTTCATGCCCTAGTTTTCACACAAACAATTCTGGTTGATTGGCAAGAATGTTCGCAAGTTCAATCCGGACATTTCTGCACGATCGGCCGACCCGTGAGGAGGGCGTGGGGGACTTATGATGGTATCTGGCGCAAGAAATCTTGAGATCACCGAAGCGGGCCGGATCGTGGCGCGCAAGTTGATCGAAGTCTTTGAACGCGAGGGCGGCGAGGTCACACCCTGGTCCGTCCGCTGGCTGCGCGAACAGGTGATCAAGCTGTCGATGGATCTCGACCGCGAGACCATCGAGGAGGGGCGGCAGTCCAACTACAGCGGCGCCAAGCCGACCGCATCGCTCTTCCTGGTCGGCGTCGCCGAGGCCTTGGACAGCTACTACGAGCCCGCC
The genomic region above belongs to Kiloniellales bacterium and contains:
- a CDS encoding methyltransferase domain-containing protein; protein product: MANDRAAGGPADTKSFYDNALREALERIGGEYHHLALFTGEADDSFDAAKARSTETMAAGLSLGPEARVLEVACGVGAASRYLAARFGCRVEATNISEQQLARAQELTEAAGLADRVGFAEGDFHALDFPDESFDLWWCQEALLHSPDKEKVLREAYRVLRPGGWAVLSDVTVPALVPDEDRRGIYARVQTDVMWDPLEHLAALTRCGFKVRGFHDWSAHVAPSYDQTRAQIAAHKDELLAVAERDAVERVLDELALWVDSARAGKIGWVCFQAQK
- a CDS encoding DUF6356 family protein, producing the protein MLHRLFTEHPGTVNETYWEHMAVAGGFAIRLVLAALACAVHAVLPFLFVKTGSRIITELHESMVAKRVRNTAAAASAAPAEPGLRRA
- a CDS encoding Lrp/AsnC family transcriptional regulator, translating into MDAFDRKILACLQADATLSIAEIAERVGLSPTPCWRRIQNLEKAGVIRARVALLDPERLNVGVTVFVRVKTREHNYEWLEAFAAAIAEIPEVVEFYRMSGDIDYLLRVVVSDIAAYDAVYKRLISSASLTDVSSNFAMEQIKYTTALPLDYVG